The Anaerolineales bacterium region ACGAGGAACGGCAATTTCTTTCGTGTATGAATGTCCGCAATTGCCTCGCGTGCTTTTTGCTGAAAGACCGCCAGACTTAAAATTTCATCTGGGTCGGCAATGTCGATCAGATGATGCGGAACGCGTGTTTGCTCTGCGAGCGTGGGTTTGGCTGTGCCAATATCCATGCCGCGATAGAAGAGACGTGAATCCGCTGAAACAATTTCGCCGTTGAGTTTTTCCGCGAGTTGAATCGCGATTTCCGTTTTGCCGACGGCGGTTGGTCCGACGATGAGAACAAGAGGGGCTAGAGGCGGGGGGTTAGATTGCATTTTCAAAATAAGTGATTCTCGGTTGTGTCCCCGGTTTCCCCTCAATTGAAATCACGTCAATTTGCCAATCGTCAATTTCATGTTCCGCCGCGTAGTGTTCCGCCGCCGCGATCATGTGCTGGCGTTTGCGCGCGGTGATGGATTCCTCCGGCAAGCCCATCTTGTCTGAGGTGCGGGTTTTTACTTCGATGAAGACGATGACCTCGGCTTGCTTGGCAACGATGTCAATTTCGCCGTAGGGAGTGCGCGCGTTGCGGGCGAGAATTTCACATCCGCGCTGAGCAAGATAGTCTGCGGCAATCTCTTCGCCCCACTTGCCGATGCGCTGGTTGTGTTTCATTCAAGGAATTCCTTTAGAACGGAACGCAATCTTTCCTCGATGCTTGGTTTTATGGGTTTGGTATTCGAAACCAGACGCGTGTAATGACTAAGCATGATCTTGGTCGTATTTTCGATGGAGAATTGATGCGACGCCTCTTGTGCCGCTGCGCCCATTTTCTTTTGTAAATCTTTATTCAAGCAGAGCGCGGTCAGTTTGGCGGTGAAAGAGGCGAGGTCGTCTACCGAGAGCAGACCAGTTTCCCCGTCCGCGATGGAATCGCCGATGCCCGGCGAGTCGA contains the following coding sequences:
- a CDS encoding YraN family protein, with translation MKHNQRIGKWGEEIAADYLAQRGCEILARNARTPYGEIDIVAKQAEVIVFIEVKTRTSDKMGLPEESITARKRQHMIAAAEHYAAEHEIDDWQIDVISIEGKPGTQPRITYFENAI